Proteins encoded in a region of the bacterium genome:
- a CDS encoding DUF192 domain-containing protein: MLHDQEFIKIVRVRRRIFVGLFAATLVASVAISVKQIYFTKLDIPRMQTYQEVLQTYKKAVVHSSTGDTEFFLEPADTPKKRQEGLMFRESLAKNSGMLFIFDTDVADPFWMKNTLLPLDIFFVDAEYRIVDSATMEPCKMDPCSTYQSRTPYRYAIEVNQGFILEKKIRTGDTITF; this comes from the coding sequence ATGCTTCACGATCAGGAATTCATTAAGATCGTCAGGGTGCGCAGGCGTATTTTTGTGGGGCTTTTTGCCGCAACACTGGTTGCTTCGGTGGCTATAAGCGTTAAGCAGATCTATTTCACAAAACTTGATATACCCCGGATGCAGACGTATCAAGAGGTTTTACAAACGTATAAAAAAGCCGTCGTGCATAGCAGTACTGGGGATACCGAATTTTTTCTTGAACCGGCAGATACGCCAAAAAAGCGCCAAGAAGGCCTCATGTTTCGGGAAAGTCTTGCCAAAAATTCTGGAATGCTATTTATTTTTGATACGGATGTGGCAGACCCGTTCTGGATGAAAAACACATTATTGCCGCTCGATATTTTTTTCGTAGATGCCGAATATCGAATTGTTGATAGTGCAACTATGGAGCCGTGCAAGATGGATCCGTGCTCGACTTATCAGTCGCGCACGCCGTATCGTTATGCCATCGAGGTCAATCAAGGTTTTATTCTGGAAAAAAAGATAAGGACCGGCGATACCATAACATTTTAA
- the mraZ gene encoding division/cell wall cluster transcriptional repressor MraZ: MFIGEYSHNIDSKKRLAIPARLRRALGEKAVVTRGLDACLFLYPVASWERLAQKLGELSVGKGETRSFTRLMLAGAQEVELDGLGRVLIPDHLKTYADLKKHVVIAGVYDRLEIWDEGHWKQFKTSAERNADAIAEKLGELGVY; encoded by the coding sequence ATGTTTATAGGGGAATACTCTCATAATATCGATTCAAAAAAGCGCCTTGCGATACCTGCTCGGTTAAGAAGGGCGCTAGGAGAAAAAGCCGTGGTTACCAGAGGACTGGACGCCTGCCTCTTTCTTTACCCGGTTGCAAGCTGGGAAAGGCTTGCGCAGAAGCTCGGTGAGCTTTCCGTGGGGAAGGGAGAAACACGCAGCTTCACCCGTCTTATGCTCGCGGGAGCCCAGGAGGTTGAACTTGACGGGCTTGGCCGAGTACTGATCCCGGATCATTTGAAAACATACGCAGATCTAAAAAAACATGTGGTTATCGCGGGCGTATATGACCGACTTGAGATATGGGACGAAGGACACTGGAAGCAGTTTAAGACTTCTGCCGAGCGAAATGCCGATGCGATTGCGGAGAAGTTGGGAGAACTCGGAGTTTACTAA
- the rsmH gene encoding 16S rRNA (cytosine(1402)-N(4))-methyltransferase RsmH: MHIPVLLKEVLRYLDPKPGENFIDCTIGQGGHAFAILERIAPGGRVLGIDADSQSLRILALEQKAKNESGRLVLAEGNFMDVGSIAEKKKFVEVQGVLMDLGWSSWQMEESGRGFSFLKDEMLDMRMSSVQTLTAEHIVNTYTEKTLAEIFEKFGEERFAKKIAKAIIEKRRLRKILRTKELAEIVIGAIPSRFHHGRIHVSTRVFQALRIATNDELESLNKALRGAYEILSPGGRLAVISFHSLEDRIVKNFFREEERAGRLTILTKKPVMSSGEETAKNPRSRSAKLRAAVKTMQNTNLKMKN; the protein is encoded by the coding sequence ATGCACATTCCTGTTCTTTTGAAAGAAGTTCTGCGGTATCTGGACCCCAAACCCGGAGAGAATTTTATCGATTGCACTATCGGGCAGGGGGGGCACGCCTTTGCGATACTCGAGCGTATTGCACCCGGTGGAAGGGTTTTGGGCATTGATGCGGACAGCCAATCGTTGCGCATCCTCGCTCTTGAGCAGAAAGCAAAAAACGAGTCGGGGAGACTTGTGCTGGCAGAAGGCAACTTCATGGATGTTGGGAGTATCGCGGAGAAAAAAAAGTTCGTTGAGGTCCAGGGAGTGTTAATGGATCTGGGATGGTCCAGCTGGCAGATGGAAGAGAGCGGTAGGGGATTCTCGTTCCTTAAAGATGAAATGCTTGATATGAGAATGTCCAGCGTGCAAACGCTGACCGCAGAACACATTGTAAATACATATACGGAAAAAACACTGGCAGAGATTTTTGAGAAGTTCGGCGAAGAACGGTTCGCAAAAAAGATCGCAAAAGCCATTATTGAAAAGCGAAGACTCCGAAAGATCCTCCGGACAAAAGAACTTGCCGAGATTGTGATCGGCGCCATTCCTTCGAGATTCCATCACGGAAGAATCCATGTCTCAACAAGGGTTTTCCAAGCGCTGCGTATTGCAACGAATGACGAGCTTGAAAGTTTGAATAAAGCTCTACGGGGGGCGTATGAGATTTTGTCTCCGGGTGGACGGCTCGCGGTCATTTCATTCCACTCGCTCGAAGACCGCATCGTTAAAAATTTTTTCCGAGAAGAAGAACGCGCCGGTCGCCTCACCATTCTGACCAAAAAACCGGTTATGTCTTCCGGGGAGGAAACAGCTAAAAACCCCCGCTCCCGCAGCGCGAAGCTCCGCGCCGCCGTAAAGACAATGCAAAATACAAATCTCAAAATGAAAAATTAA
- a CDS encoding penicillin-binding protein 2, producing the protein MKKAGGGRIFILSACIACIGGVIVLRLFFIQIKDHEFYRILAQNQHQFDEELYPRRGEIFFQDRSDRSRNGITALQPAAVNKRGYFAYAIPRDVPKENIQETGKQIASILKLDSKVVDERLGKRADPYEPLKRRLSDAEAEALQSLHIPGIRLGKEMWREYPTGDRASAFIGFVDLGSDEAKGLYGIERLFEKTLAGTKGYRAAEKDAFGSIIPFRIHKEEPSEDGSDIVLTIDSNIQFVSRNILHETLQKWESLGGSMIVLEPVTGKILALVSEPSYDPNAYNEVKDMSVFLNPAVEKVFEPGSVFKPITMAAALNEKLVTPKTTYTDSGAVRIGGYTIRNFDDKAYGVRTMSEVIELSLNTGAVYAQKLLGNKPFTEYVAAFGFGQTLGVDLPGELKGNISNLKQKAEVNFATAAFGQGISVTALQMASAIAAIANGGVLMRPYIVEKITHPDGSTEEIEPKNIRRVLTPEAARDMTRIMVDAVRGKFERRADVPGYFVAGKTGTAQIPDPKTGGYLPVSEGVIHTFVGFAPAFAPKFLVFIKMDKPVGVRFAANSLTPAFHDMAVYLLNYFNAPPDEPLH; encoded by the coding sequence ATGAAAAAGGCAGGCGGTGGCCGTATTTTTATTCTCTCGGCATGCATAGCTTGTATCGGAGGCGTCATCGTGCTCCGTTTATTTTTTATTCAGATAAAAGATCACGAGTTTTATCGAATACTTGCACAAAACCAGCACCAATTCGATGAAGAGCTGTACCCAAGGCGCGGAGAAATATTTTTTCAAGACCGTTCGGACCGCAGCAGGAACGGCATAACGGCGCTTCAACCGGCCGCAGTGAATAAAAGGGGATATTTTGCCTACGCAATTCCGCGTGATGTTCCCAAAGAAAATATTCAGGAAACGGGCAAGCAAATTGCTTCAATACTCAAACTCGACAGCAAAGTTGTTGATGAGCGTCTGGGCAAGCGCGCAGACCCCTACGAGCCGCTCAAGCGCAGGCTTTCCGATGCCGAGGCCGAAGCGCTTCAAAGCCTGCATATTCCCGGCATTCGGCTGGGGAAGGAAATGTGGCGAGAATATCCCACTGGAGACCGCGCCTCCGCTTTTATCGGTTTTGTAGATTTGGGGAGCGACGAGGCGAAAGGGTTGTACGGCATCGAACGTCTATTCGAAAAGACGCTCGCGGGAACGAAAGGATATCGTGCTGCGGAGAAAGACGCTTTTGGCAGCATTATTCCGTTCCGCATTCACAAGGAAGAGCCTTCCGAAGACGGAAGCGACATCGTGCTTACCATAGACTCTAATATCCAGTTTGTCTCCCGAAACATTCTTCATGAGACGCTTCAAAAATGGGAATCATTGGGTGGGAGCATGATCGTGCTTGAGCCGGTCACGGGAAAAATTCTCGCGCTTGTAAGCGAGCCGTCATATGATCCGAATGCCTACAACGAGGTGAAGGATATGTCGGTATTCTTAAATCCTGCCGTCGAAAAAGTGTTTGAACCAGGGTCGGTATTCAAGCCCATCACCATGGCCGCCGCACTTAACGAGAAACTGGTAACCCCGAAAACCACCTATACCGATAGCGGCGCGGTCCGCATAGGCGGTTATACGATCAGGAATTTCGATGACAAGGCGTACGGTGTGCGGACGATGTCGGAAGTTATAGAGCTCTCGCTGAACACCGGCGCGGTGTATGCGCAAAAACTTCTCGGGAACAAGCCTTTCACGGAGTATGTGGCGGCGTTCGGTTTTGGCCAGACCCTCGGCGTTGACCTGCCCGGCGAACTCAAAGGGAATATTTCTAATCTTAAGCAGAAGGCGGAAGTTAATTTTGCAACGGCGGCGTTCGGACAGGGGATTTCGGTTACGGCACTACAGATGGCTAGCGCTATTGCTGCCATTGCCAACGGCGGCGTGCTTATGCGGCCTTATATTGTCGAAAAGATCACGCATCCCGATGGCTCTACGGAAGAGATCGAGCCGAAGAATATCCGCCGCGTATTAACTCCGGAAGCGGCCCGCGATATGACGCGTATTATGGTTGATGCCGTGCGCGGAAAATTTGAACGAAGGGCAGATGTGCCCGGCTATTTCGTGGCCGGCAAGACCGGAACTGCGCAGATTCCCGATCCTAAAACCGGAGGATATCTTCCCGTATCCGAAGGCGTCATTCATACGTTTGTGGGCTTTGCACCGGCGTTCGCTCCTAAATTTCTTGTGTTCATAAAGATGGATAAGCCCGTCGGCGTGCGCTTTGCCGCTAATTCCTTAACGCCCGCCTTTCACGACATGGCGGTGTATCTTCTGAATTATTTCAATGCTCCGCCGGATGAACCCCTACACTAA